A genomic segment from Cervus elaphus chromosome 14, mCerEla1.1, whole genome shotgun sequence encodes:
- the LOC122707446 gene encoding PRAME family member 8-like: MSVRNPLRLLNLAGKSLLTNEALAISALEYLPIELFPPLFMEAFCGRHRKTLKALVQAWPFVRLPLGGLMQMPHVVTLQAVLEGLDVLLTQKDRPRRCKLRVLDLRNTGQDFWRMWSGSSVHVSSSFSVAPGAEDRSSTEKLLAPFEVFIELHLKERSMDGFLTCLMRWVEQRKASIHLCCKRLRILSFSMDKIMRVLSMVQLDCIQEVYVNRSWHLSTLAMFAPLLGQMSNLQRLLISHINLPDPEEQEEHHMVKITSQFLRLHHLRDLHLESPFYLKGCLDQMLRCLMTPLDNLGITRCLLTDSDLTHLSQSPNISQLKGLYLSGVTMTYSSPELLPALLEKVSATLQELYLEQCGIRDFHLESILHILSRCFQLMSFSLRGNLLSMAIMEKLLRHTSGLPRLSKELYPAPQESFSSDGILQPRRLAQCQTELLEILEDLGHPRTIWIIFTPLSTLRR; this comes from the exons ATGAGTGTCAGGAACCCCCTGAGACTCCTGAACCTGGCAGGGAAGAGCCTACTAACAAATGAGGCCTTGGCCATTTCTGCTCTGGAGTATCTGCCCATCGAGCTCTTCCCCCCACTCTTCATGGAAGCATTCTGTGGAAGGCACAGAAAGACCTTAAAGGCCTTGGTTCAAGCCTGGCCCTTTGTCCGCCTGCCTCTGGGGGGCCTGATGCAGATGCCTCATGTGGTAACATTACAAGCAGTGCTCGAGGGACTTGATGTCCTGCTCACACAGAAGGATCGTCCAAG GAGATGCAAACTACGTGTGCTGGACTTAAGGAATACTGGCCAGGATTTCTGGAGAATGTGGTCTGGATCCAGTGTCCATGTGTCCTCAAGCTTTTCAGTGGCACCAGGGGCCGAGGACAGGTCGAGCACTGAGAAACTCTTGGCTCCCTTCGAGGTGTTCATAGAACTTCACCTCAAGGAAAGGAGCATGGATGGATTTCTCACTTGCCTTATGAGATGGGTGGAGCAGAGGAAAGCGTCCATACACCTGTGCTGCAAGAGGCTGAGGATTCTTTCATTTTCCATGGATAAAATTATGAGGGTCCTGAGCATGGTGCAGCTGGACTGTATCCAGGAGGTATACGTGAATCGCAGCTGGCATCTGTCCACCCTGGCCATGTTTGCTCCTCTCCTGGGCCAGATGAGCAATTTGCAGAGACTCCTCATCTCCCACATCAACCTACCTGATCCCGAGGAACAGGAGGAGCACCACATGGTCAAAATTACTTCTCAGTTCCTAAGGCTGCACCACCTCCGGGATCTCCATCTGGAATCCCCCTTCTACCTCAAAGGCTGCCTGGACCAGATGCTCAG gTGCCTGATGACCCCCTTGGACAACCTTGGGATTACTCGCTGCCTGCTTACAGATTCAGACCTGACCCATCTGTCCCAGAGCCCAAACATCAGTCAGCTAAAGGGCCTGTATCTGAGTGGGGTCACCATGACCTACTCCAGTCCTGAGCTCCTGCCAGCTCTGCTGGAGAAAGTTTCAGCCACCCTCCAGGAGTTGTACTTAGAGCAATGTGGGATCAGGGACTTCCACTTGGAATCCATTCTGCATATCTTGAGCCGCTGTTTCCAACTCATGTCCTTCAGTCTGCGTgggaacctcctctccatggcCATCATGGAAAAGCTCCTGCGACACACCTCCGGGCTGCCCAGGTTAAGTAAAGAGCTATACCCTGCCCCTCAGGAAAGTTTCAGCTCTGATGGAATCCTCCAACCCAGGAGACTTGCCCAGTGTCAGACTGAACTGCTTGAGATCCTGGAGGACTTGGGACATCCCAGGACCATCTGGATTATCTTCACGCCCCTGTCCACCCTGCGGAGATAA